One Mercurialis annua linkage group LG3, ddMerAnnu1.2, whole genome shotgun sequence DNA window includes the following coding sequences:
- the LOC126671890 gene encoding superoxide dismutase [Fe], chloroplastic — protein MVAAAAATVSSSLTCGLFPSHGELRCTRKRQWVKKAAGSCVITAKFELKPPPYPLDALEPLMSKDTFEYHWGKHHRAYVDNLNKQIAGTELDGLSLEDVILATYNKGDTLPAFNNAAQAWNHEFFWGSMKPGGGGKPSGELLQLIERDFGSFEKLVEEFKAAAATQFGSGWAWLAYKANRLDVENAVNPRPSEEDKKLVVVKSPNAVNPLVWDYHPLLTVDVWEHAYYLDFQNRRPDYISTFMEKLVSWDAVSERLEAAKKKVAEREEEDRRKKEEDEDDMPSSDDVEMIVDSENDESEAD, from the exons ATGGTTGCAGCAGCAGCAGCTACTGTCTCCTCTTCACTAACTTGCGGATTATTTCCAAGTCATGGTGAATTACGTTGTACAAGGAAG AGGCAGTGGGTAAAGAAGGCTGCCGGGTCTTGTGTAATTACAGCAAAATTTGAGCTTAAACCTCCTCCATATCCTCTG GATGCTTTGGAGCCACTAATGAGCAAGGATACATTTGAGTATCATTGGGGAAAACATCACAGAGCTTATGTGGATAACTTGAACAAACAAATTGCGGGAACAGAACTCGATGGGCTGTCACTAGAAGATGTTATACTTGCTACTTACAACAAGGGCGATACGCTTCCGGCTTTTAATAATGCTGCACAG GCCTGGAATCATGAGTTCTTCTGGGGAAGCATGAAACCTGGCGGTGGTGGAAAGCCTTCAGGAGAGCTCTTGCAGTTGATTGAACGAGACTTCGGTTCCTTTGAGAAATTGGTGGAAGAGTTTAAGGCAGCTGCAGCTACACAGTTTGGTTCTGGATGGGCTTGGCTTGCTT ACAAAGCAAATAGGCTTGATGTGGAGAATGCAGTAAATCCACGTCCCTCGGAGGAAGATAAAAAGCTTGTTGTGGTGAAAAGTCCAAATGCTGTAAATCCCCTTGTTTGGGATTACCAT CCACTCCTCACTGTTGATGTTTGGGAG CATGCCTACTACCTCGACTTTCAG AACCGGAGGCCTGATTACATATCAACTTTTATGGAGAAGCTTGTATCATGGGATGCAGTCAGTGAAAGACTTGAAGCTGCTAAAAAGAAAGTTGCAGAGAGAGAGGAAGAAGATAGgaggaaaaaagaagaagatgaggacGACATGCCAAGTAGTGA